In Hemitrygon akajei chromosome 12, sHemAka1.3, whole genome shotgun sequence, a single window of DNA contains:
- the cenpl gene encoding centromere protein L, with amino-acid sequence MAHMGVCFPQTDSPPVVLRTVHKHTPFRQTPARRRISRPDCPVENPEQIALLLQKQWHLYHLTPLYRFSYTMLKKYSNELSVFIASEKKKGMAVEVGIELASKAKFSMLAGLRATESDPEAVFIQITSKTPVQQSSDEKVVWSGWLCCVDGDLGFLASLPVEFTCLPLLFANGPETVTAIVGEWLQKTFDCYISAFPISSENLTWMAAMWANCFSDCIHRVMELEWSVPPVQLTISLSIHPEDAKALWESIHGDEDEITIEEVDLFMSSLHSHFYRHFGVRLAATRLVKVTTGVASAHCDGKLKLFNSKHIDHVLPFLTELAFHQIQYQPRLCSTMD; translated from the exons ATGGCGCACATGGGTGTGTGTTTTCCCCAAACAGATTCTCCTCCAGTAGTTCTGAGGACGGTACACAAGCATACACCATTTCGTCAGACCCCAGCTAGACGGAGGATTTCGAGACCAGACTGCCCAGTA gaAAATCCAGAGCAGATTGCACTGTTATTACAGAAACAATGGCATCTATATCATCTGACACCCCTGTATAGATTCTCTTACACCAtgctgaagaaatactcaaatgagtTGTCTGTGTTCATCGCTTCAGAGAAGAAAAAAGGAATGGCAGTTGAAGTGGGAATTGAGCTTGCCAGCAAAGCTAAATTCTCCATGCTTGCTGGTCTCCGAGCTACTGAAAGTGATCCCGAGGCAGTCTTCATACAG ATAACATCAAAGACTCCAGTCCAACAATCATCTGATGAGAAAGTGGTCTGGTCTGGGTGGCTAtgctgtgttgatggagatctgGGCTTCTTGGCATCTCTCCCTGTGGAATTCACCTGTTTGCCCTTGCTTTTTGCCAATGGCCCtgaaacagtaacagctattgttgGGGAATGGTTGCAGAAAACTTTTGACTGTTACATCAGTGCGTTCCCCATCAGTTCTGAGAACTTGACCTGGATGGCTGCCATGTGGGCCAATTGTTTTTCTGACTGTATCCATCGTGTAATGGAACTAGAATGGTCTGTGCCCCCTGTCCAATTGACCATTTCACTGAGTATTCACCCAGAGGATGCTAAGGCATTGTGGGAAAGTATCCATGGAGATGAGGATGAAATCACCATAGAAGAAGTGGATTTATTCATGAGCAGCCTTCATTCACATTTCTACAGGCATTTTGGGGTGCGGCTTGCAGCTACACGCCTAGTAAAGGTAACAACAGGTGTAGCATCTGCTCACTGTGATGGAAAATTAAAG TTGTTCAACAGCAAGCATATAGACCACGTGCTGCCATTCCTAACTGAGCTGGCTTTTCATCAGATACAGTATCAACCTCGTCTCTGCAGTACTATGGATTAA